In Corvus hawaiiensis isolate bCorHaw1 chromosome 14, bCorHaw1.pri.cur, whole genome shotgun sequence, the sequence GAAGGGATGCACCCGCAGCAGGCCAGCCAGAGCGACTTCTGGATGTCTGGGTTTCTGAAGGCGTAAATGATGGGGTTGATGAGCGAGTTGCAGGTGGCGGGCAGCGCCAGCGAGTAGGTGTAGACCGCGGGGTAGCTGGAATCGGCCACCAGGGAGTAGATGGCGAAGGGGATCCAGCACAGCGCGAAGGTGCCGAGGATGAGCGACAGCGTGGAGAGCCCTTTGCGGGTGGAGGTGGCCTGCGCCGTGGCGATGAACTGGTGCTGCACGGCGATCTGCTGGGCGTGCCGGAAGGCGATCTTGCAGATCTGCAGGTAGAGCTGCATCATGAGGGCgaagaggagcaggaaggtgACGGCCAGCACGGCCGCGTTGTCCTTGGTGACGGGCCGCAGGATGCTGCAGGCGCTCTGGTCCCGCAGGCAGTTCCAGcccaggaggggcagcagccccacgcccaggcacagcagccacATCAGCAGCACCATGGCGCAGGTGAAGCCCAGCGTGCGCTCGCTGTGGTAGGTGAGCGCGTTGTACAGCGACAGGTAGCGGTCCACGGTGATGGCCAGGAGGCTGCAGACGGAGGCGGAGAAGGcggccagcagcagccccgccgccgccagcTCCGCCGCCTCGCTGGGCGGCCGCAGCAGGTAGCGCACGGCGAAGTtggccaccagccccagcccggccaGCAGGTCGGCCAGCGCCAGGCTGCCGATCAGCAGGAACATGGGCGCCCGCAGGCTCGGCGTGTAGAACAGCACGGCCAGCACCAGCGCGTTCTCCCCCGCCACCGCCGTGCCCGTGGCGCACAGCGCGATGTCCCAGGGGCTCACGGAccccgcggccgcggccccgccgcccggcgccgccgTGCCCGGTCCGGCCGCCGCCGAGGGCCAGGCGGGGGGCTCCGAGGCGTTGCCGAGCCCCGGGAGCCGCTGCTGCTGCGGCTGCGGCGGCCACGGCTCCCCCatggcggcggggccgtgcaGCATCGctggggagagaaggagaagggggCGGTGaggggcggcgcggcg encodes:
- the LOC125333451 gene encoding G-protein coupled receptor 12-like isoform X2; its protein translation is MLHGPAAMGEPWPPQPQQQRLPGLGNASEPPAWPSAAAGPGTAAPGGGAAAAGSVSPWDIALCATGTAVAGENALVLAVLFYTPSLRAPMFLLIGSLALADLLAGLGLVANFAVRYLLRPPSEAAELAAAGLLLAAFSASVCSLLAITVDRYLSLYNALTYHSERTLGFTCAMVLLMWLLCLGVGLLPLLGWNCLRDQSACSILRPVTKDNAAVLAVTFLLLFALMMQLYLQICKIAFRHAQQIAVQHQFIATAQATSTRKGLSTLSLILGTFALCWIPFAIYSLVADSSYPAVYTYSLALPATCNSLINPIIYAFRNPDIQKSLWLACCGCIPSTFSSRPRTSSDV
- the LOC125333451 gene encoding G-protein coupled receptor 12-like isoform X1, which produces MEAAAGSGGDELCSPREEREIAARAMLHGPAAMGEPWPPQPQQQRLPGLGNASEPPAWPSAAAGPGTAAPGGGAAAAGSVSPWDIALCATGTAVAGENALVLAVLFYTPSLRAPMFLLIGSLALADLLAGLGLVANFAVRYLLRPPSEAAELAAAGLLLAAFSASVCSLLAITVDRYLSLYNALTYHSERTLGFTCAMVLLMWLLCLGVGLLPLLGWNCLRDQSACSILRPVTKDNAAVLAVTFLLLFALMMQLYLQICKIAFRHAQQIAVQHQFIATAQATSTRKGLSTLSLILGTFALCWIPFAIYSLVADSSYPAVYTYSLALPATCNSLINPIIYAFRNPDIQKSLWLACCGCIPSTFSSRPRTSSDV